A stretch of Anaeromyxobacter dehalogenans 2CP-1 DNA encodes these proteins:
- a CDS encoding ATP-dependent helicase — translation MSRHYQLKAASPPARALNYQGLLNDQQIAVVEAGDGPILVIAGAGSGKTRTLTWRVARLVADGVAPEGILLLTFTNKAAREMLRRVEEVCRVDTRRISGGTFHHVAHEVLREHAAELGYQRGYSILDREDSRDVMTAAIAECGLAVGARRFPKADVLIDLVSMAVNTQTPLADVLADRRPQFVPLTDDVLRVARRYAERKHALNAMDFDDLLLNWKILLAEREHVRRALAGRYRHVLVDEYQDTNRLQGDVVDLIAAEHRNLCVVGDDAQSIYSFRGAHFANILEFEKRYPDARRFDLTVNYRSTPQILSLANASIAANVRQFKKELSSVRRDGTLPAVVPCRDVQQQAAFVAQRVLELRDEGIPLPEIAVLYRAHHHSMEIQFELARRGIPFVVRSGVRFFEAAHVKDVLAHLRFARNPGDELALKRCLKITPGVGTATADAVWSAFSLRRSRGRGTLDELLAPDVASHVPAKGRAGYTRLAQLLRALGRPPTSDLPGEAIEKVLDGGYEEYLRAEFLNADQRVEDVQQLAQYARGYEDTEAFLSEIALLTEISAETVSEGGEPDEKMILSSVHQAKGLEWRAVFVVWLADGRFPSAQALKDTDGEEEERRLFYVASTRAKDELYLTYPVVAAPRDRERVVMKASRFLEELPAEPELFERWQLDDPGLPAALGAAPPPAAGLPPRDPSVVPALFGEPAPRRGPADVVAPVEADGGDPGGGDDVPF, via the coding sequence ATGTCCCGGCATTACCAGCTCAAGGCGGCCTCCCCGCCCGCCCGCGCGCTCAACTACCAGGGGCTGCTCAACGACCAGCAGATCGCCGTGGTCGAGGCGGGCGACGGCCCGATCCTGGTGATCGCCGGCGCGGGCTCCGGGAAGACGCGCACGCTCACCTGGCGCGTGGCGCGGCTGGTCGCCGATGGCGTCGCGCCGGAGGGCATCCTCCTCCTCACGTTCACCAACAAGGCGGCGCGCGAGATGCTCCGCCGCGTGGAGGAGGTCTGCCGGGTGGACACCCGCCGCATCTCCGGCGGCACGTTTCACCACGTGGCGCACGAGGTGCTGCGCGAGCACGCCGCGGAGCTGGGGTACCAGCGCGGCTACTCGATCCTCGATCGCGAGGACTCGCGCGACGTGATGACCGCCGCCATCGCGGAGTGCGGGCTCGCGGTGGGCGCGCGCCGCTTCCCGAAGGCGGACGTGCTCATCGACCTCGTCTCGATGGCGGTGAACACCCAGACGCCGCTCGCCGACGTCCTCGCCGACCGGCGCCCGCAGTTCGTGCCGCTGACCGACGACGTGCTGCGGGTGGCCCGCCGCTACGCGGAGCGCAAGCACGCGCTCAACGCGATGGACTTCGACGACCTGCTGCTCAACTGGAAGATCCTGCTCGCCGAGCGCGAGCACGTCCGCCGCGCGCTGGCCGGGCGCTACCGGCACGTGCTGGTGGACGAGTACCAGGACACGAACCGGCTGCAGGGCGACGTGGTGGATCTCATCGCCGCCGAGCACCGGAACCTGTGCGTGGTGGGCGACGACGCGCAGAGCATCTACTCGTTCCGCGGGGCGCACTTCGCGAACATCCTCGAGTTCGAGAAGCGCTACCCGGACGCGCGGCGCTTCGACCTCACCGTCAACTACCGCTCCACCCCGCAGATCCTCTCGCTCGCGAACGCGTCCATCGCCGCGAACGTCCGCCAGTTCAAGAAGGAGCTGTCGAGCGTCCGGCGCGACGGGACGCTGCCCGCGGTGGTGCCGTGCCGCGACGTGCAGCAGCAGGCGGCGTTCGTGGCGCAGCGGGTGCTGGAGCTGCGCGACGAGGGCATCCCGCTCCCCGAGATCGCGGTGCTGTACCGGGCGCACCACCACTCGATGGAGATCCAGTTCGAGCTGGCGCGCCGCGGGATCCCGTTCGTCGTCCGCAGCGGGGTCCGCTTCTTCGAGGCCGCGCACGTGAAGGACGTGCTCGCCCACCTGCGCTTCGCGCGGAACCCGGGCGACGAGCTGGCGCTGAAGCGCTGCCTCAAGATCACCCCCGGCGTCGGCACCGCCACCGCCGACGCGGTGTGGAGCGCGTTCTCGCTGCGGCGCAGCCGCGGGCGCGGCACGCTGGACGAGCTGCTCGCGCCCGACGTCGCCTCGCACGTCCCGGCCAAGGGGCGCGCCGGCTACACCCGGCTCGCCCAGCTCCTGCGCGCGCTGGGCCGCCCGCCCACCTCCGACCTGCCGGGCGAGGCCATCGAGAAGGTGCTGGACGGCGGCTACGAGGAGTACCTGCGGGCCGAGTTCCTGAACGCCGATCAGCGCGTCGAGGACGTCCAGCAGCTCGCGCAGTACGCGCGCGGCTACGAGGACACCGAGGCGTTCCTCTCCGAGATCGCGCTGCTCACCGAGATCTCGGCCGAGACCGTGTCGGAGGGCGGCGAGCCGGACGAGAAGATGATCCTCTCGTCGGTGCACCAGGCGAAGGGCCTCGAGTGGCGGGCGGTCTTCGTGGTGTGGCTCGCCGACGGTCGCTTCCCGTCGGCGCAGGCGCTGAAGGACACCGACGGCGAGGAGGAGGAGCGGCGGCTGTTCTACGTCGCCTCGACGCGCGCGAAGGACGAGCTGTACCTGACGTACCCGGTGGTCGCCGCGCCGCGAGACCGCGAGCGGGTGGTCATGAAGGCCTCGCGCTTCCTCGAGGAGCTGCCCGCCGAGCCGGAGCTGTTCGAGCGCTGGCAGCTCGACGATCCCGGCCTCCCGGCGGCGCTGGGCGCGGCGCCGCCGCCGGCGGCCGGGCTCCCGCCGCGCGATCCGAGCGTCGTCCCCGCGCTGTTCGGCGAGCCTGCGCCGAGGCGCGGGCCCGCCGACGTCGTCGCGCCGGTGGAGGCGGACGGCGGGGACCCGGGCGGCGGCGACGACGTGCCGTTCTAG
- a CDS encoding Hsp70 family protein codes for MAGAREKPIIGIDLGTTNACVAYVRNRIPKVVPTDRGNLILPTVVALSEKGDVLVGGVAKDQLVTNPKNTIYGAKRLIGRKWNSKVVQELRNYYSYDIVEGPSGEAAVLLGGQVHTLPQISALVLAHIRTIAEAFLQKELAGAIISVPAYYSDAQRQAVREAGRIAGFEVKRIVNEPTAAALAYGFSRGLDQKVLVYDLGGGTFDVSVLQLSGNVFEVLATGGDTFLGGVDFDNRIIDYVLEDFWRQHKIDLAQSPIAMQRVKKGAESAKIDLSLIPNVVIDLPFIEERKGRPLDVRMPLSRQQLNELTLDLVERTFEICDQVMEEKGLRPQDIDEIILVGGQSRMPLVQQKIQEHFGKPPRKGVHPDECVALGAALLGDSLDQIDSVTLVDVLSMPIGIATPTGHFRKVLEKNTPIPASKSFRLPPPREPGQPIEIDIYQGDSDFLVDHEFLGSIRLPAAATGRRIDFKLDEECLLKVSFDDPVKGMTEIGLATRDTPEAMKRALAEEARRRQAAGEQAAAAAAGEERRGGLFGWLKRG; via the coding sequence ATGGCAGGCGCGCGGGAAAAGCCCATCATCGGCATCGACCTCGGCACGACCAACGCGTGCGTCGCGTACGTGCGGAACCGGATCCCAAAGGTCGTCCCGACCGACCGCGGCAACTTGATCCTGCCCACCGTGGTGGCGCTGAGCGAGAAGGGCGACGTGCTGGTGGGCGGGGTGGCCAAGGACCAGCTCGTCACGAACCCCAAGAACACCATCTACGGCGCGAAGCGGCTCATCGGCCGCAAGTGGAACTCCAAGGTCGTGCAGGAGCTGCGCAACTACTACTCGTACGACATCGTGGAGGGGCCGAGCGGCGAGGCGGCGGTGCTGCTCGGCGGGCAGGTCCACACGCTCCCGCAGATCAGCGCGCTGGTGCTCGCGCACATCCGCACCATCGCCGAGGCGTTCCTGCAGAAGGAGCTGGCCGGGGCGATCATCTCGGTGCCGGCCTACTACTCCGACGCCCAGCGCCAGGCGGTGCGCGAGGCGGGGCGCATCGCCGGGTTCGAGGTGAAGCGCATCGTCAACGAGCCCACCGCGGCGGCGCTCGCGTACGGCTTCTCGCGCGGGCTCGATCAGAAGGTGCTGGTCTACGATCTCGGCGGCGGCACGTTCGACGTCTCGGTGCTGCAGCTCTCCGGCAACGTCTTCGAGGTGCTCGCCACCGGCGGCGACACGTTCCTGGGCGGCGTGGACTTCGACAACCGGATCATCGACTACGTGCTCGAGGACTTCTGGCGCCAGCACAAGATCGACCTGGCGCAGTCGCCCATCGCGATGCAGCGGGTGAAGAAGGGCGCGGAGTCCGCCAAGATCGACCTGTCCCTCATCCCCAACGTCGTCATCGACCTGCCCTTCATCGAGGAGCGCAAGGGGCGGCCGCTCGACGTGCGGATGCCGCTCTCGCGCCAGCAGCTCAACGAGCTGACGCTCGACCTGGTCGAGCGCACGTTCGAGATCTGCGACCAGGTGATGGAGGAGAAGGGGCTGCGCCCGCAGGACATCGACGAGATCATCCTGGTCGGCGGGCAGAGCCGCATGCCGCTCGTGCAGCAGAAGATCCAGGAGCACTTCGGCAAGCCGCCGCGCAAGGGCGTCCACCCCGACGAGTGCGTGGCGCTCGGCGCGGCGCTGCTCGGCGACTCGCTCGACCAGATCGACTCGGTGACGCTGGTGGACGTGCTCTCCATGCCCATCGGCATCGCCACCCCGACCGGCCACTTCCGCAAGGTGCTCGAGAAGAACACGCCCATCCCGGCGAGCAAGAGCTTCCGCCTGCCGCCGCCGCGCGAGCCCGGGCAGCCCATCGAGATCGACATCTACCAGGGCGACTCCGACTTCCTGGTGGACCACGAGTTCCTCGGCTCGATCCGCCTCCCGGCCGCGGCCACCGGCCGGCGCATCGACTTCAAGCTCGACGAGGAGTGCCTGCTGAAGGTGAGCTTCGACGATCCGGTCAAGGGCATGACCGAGATCGGCCTCGCCACCCGCGACACCCCCGAGGCCATGAAGCGCGCGCTGGCCGAGGAGGCGCGGCGCCGCCAGGCGGCCGGCGAGCAGGCCGCGGCCGCCGCGGCGGGCGAGGAGCGGCGCGGCGGGTTGTTCGGCTGGCTGAAGCGAGGCTGA
- a CDS encoding SCP2 sterol-binding domain-containing protein has product MRFGSREWIDALVAALNAQPGLGTALRGLGTTAAVVVEADPPAWPGTVAAWAEQRGGRIARWRLLADEDELLELEPDYVIRAPYRTVKAILRGADAVQAALSGRVKVEGDLEALIRRAQHRGVVDAALAAVQTELP; this is encoded by the coding sequence ATGCGGTTCGGCTCGCGCGAGTGGATCGACGCGCTGGTGGCCGCGCTGAACGCGCAGCCCGGGCTCGGCACCGCGCTGCGCGGGCTGGGCACCACCGCGGCGGTGGTGGTGGAGGCGGATCCGCCCGCCTGGCCGGGCACGGTCGCCGCCTGGGCCGAGCAGCGGGGCGGGCGCATCGCGCGGTGGCGGCTGCTCGCCGACGAGGACGAGCTCCTCGAGCTCGAGCCGGATTACGTCATCCGGGCGCCGTACCGGACGGTGAAGGCCATCCTGCGCGGCGCGGACGCGGTGCAGGCGGCGCTGTCCGGGCGCGTGAAGGTCGAGGGCGACCTCGAGGCGCTCATCCGCCGCGCGCAGCACCGCGGGGTGGTGGACGCGGCGCTCGCGGCGGTGCAGACGGAGCTACCGTAG